One part of the Oncorhynchus clarkii lewisi isolate Uvic-CL-2024 chromosome 7, UVic_Ocla_1.0, whole genome shotgun sequence genome encodes these proteins:
- the LOC139414245 gene encoding prostamide/prostaglandin F synthase, whose amino-acid sequence MAKIELKPVGTNLLKSVSGESVELQSLWSDKPVVLFFLRRFGCQVCRWTAAEISKLEPDLTAHGIALVGIGPEETGLEEFKEGGFFKGDLYIDEKKQCYKDLGFKRYTALSVVPAALGKKVREVTTKAKAQGIQGNFTGDLLQSGGMLIVAKGGEKVLLHFVQDSPGDYVPLEDISKALGISANVQAGERPQCNDDVCTR is encoded by the exons ATGGCCAAGATTGAACTAAAGCCAGTTGGAACGAACTTGTTGAAGAGTGTTTCTGGAGAG AGTGTGGAGCTCCAGTCTTTATGGAGTGACAAGCCTGTGGTGCTGTTCTTCCTGCGCAGGTTTGGCTGCCAGGTGTGCCGCTGGACAGCTGCAGAGATCAGTAAACTGGAACCAGACCTGACAGCCCACGGCATCGCCCTGGTGGGCATTGGACCTGAGGAGACAGGCCTGGAGGAGTTTAAGGAGGGGGGATTCTTCAAAGGAG ACCTTTACATTGACGAGAAAAAGCAATGCTACAAGGACCTGGGCTTCAAAAG GTACACGGCTCTGAGTGTGGTTCCTGCAGCACTGGGGAAGAAAGTACGAGAGGTTACGACAAAG GCCAAAGCTCAAGGGATCCAGGGGAACTTCACTGGGGACCTCCTACAGAGTGGAGGCATGCTCATCGTGGCCAAAG GTGGAGAAAAAGTACTGCTACACTTTGTCCAGGATTCACCCGGAGACTATGTACCATTGGAGGACATTTCCAAGGCTCTTGGCATCTCAGCCAATGTACAAGCAGGGGAGAGACCACAG TGCAACGATGATGTTTGTACCAGATGA